Proteins co-encoded in one Cytobacillus sp. NJ13 genomic window:
- a CDS encoding MATE family efflux transporter — protein MNQTYSKKQKLHQLLVILIPILVTQLAMYSMTFIDTLMTGRYNSQDLAGVAIGSSLWVPVFTGLSGILLAVTPIVSHLVGAKKQSEDVAFSVIQGVYLSIIMAVLVFAGGALSLNPILSGMNLENRVQDTAFNYLAALSTGLIPLFVYNVLRSFIDALGKTRVSMIITLLSLPINAVFNYMLIFGKWGFPELGGAGAGYASSITYWLIMLISFFIIHKNSPFSNYGIFRNLHAFSIGKWREILMIGIPIGLSIFFETSIFSAVTLLMSTFETAVIAAHQIALNFASLLYMIPLSISMALTIVVGFEAGAARYRDAKEYSWIGVGIAVIMALICAAILLAFSKEVASIYTKDGDVLKLTVNFLIYAMFFQLSDAIQAPVQGALRGYKDVNVTFIMSLISYWVIGLPFGYYLAINTNWGAYGYWIGLITGLAAGAITLTSRLIYLQNKKYPASMEV, from the coding sequence ATGAATCAGACATACAGCAAAAAACAAAAGCTGCATCAGCTGCTGGTGATTTTAATTCCAATATTAGTAACACAGCTGGCGATGTACTCCATGACATTTATTGATACTTTAATGACCGGCCGCTATAATTCACAGGACCTGGCAGGTGTAGCGATTGGATCCTCACTTTGGGTTCCTGTGTTCACCGGTCTCAGCGGCATACTCCTTGCTGTTACACCGATCGTGTCCCATTTGGTGGGAGCAAAGAAACAGAGTGAGGATGTTGCTTTTTCTGTCATTCAAGGTGTTTATCTATCCATCATTATGGCCGTCCTTGTATTTGCCGGAGGAGCACTCTCCTTAAATCCAATCTTAAGTGGAATGAATCTCGAAAACAGGGTCCAGGACACAGCTTTCAACTACCTTGCAGCCTTAAGCACAGGATTGATTCCCCTGTTTGTCTATAATGTATTAAGATCGTTTATTGACGCTCTTGGAAAGACTAGGGTGAGTATGATCATTACTCTTCTTTCACTGCCAATCAATGCTGTGTTTAACTATATGCTTATATTTGGAAAATGGGGATTTCCGGAACTCGGAGGAGCAGGTGCAGGTTATGCTTCTTCTATTACTTACTGGCTGATCATGCTCATTTCCTTTTTTATTATTCATAAAAACTCTCCATTCTCAAATTATGGTATTTTTAGGAATTTACATGCTTTTTCAATCGGCAAATGGAGAGAAATTCTTATGATTGGCATCCCGATTGGCTTATCGATTTTTTTCGAAACAAGCATTTTCTCAGCAGTTACTTTATTAATGAGCACATTCGAAACTGCCGTTATCGCAGCTCATCAGATTGCCCTCAATTTTGCATCGCTTCTTTATATGATACCGCTCAGCATCTCAATGGCATTAACAATAGTTGTAGGATTTGAAGCGGGGGCTGCAAGATATAGGGACGCTAAAGAGTACAGCTGGATCGGGGTGGGCATTGCCGTAATTATGGCATTAATTTGTGCAGCTATCCTTTTGGCTTTCTCAAAAGAAGTTGCATCTATTTATACAAAAGACGGTGATGTTTTAAAATTAACGGTCAATTTTTTAATTTATGCCATGTTCTTTCAGCTTTCAGATGCCATTCAGGCTCCTGTCCAGGGAGCGCTGCGGGGATATAAGGATGTGAATGTCACCTTCATTATGTCACTTATTTCTTATTGGGTCATCGGGCTGCCCTTTGGCTATTATCTAGCCATTAACACGAACTGGGGGGCATATGGCTATTGGATCGGCTTAATTACAGGACTTGCAGCTGGCGCCATTACCTTAACAAGCCGGCTGATTTATCTGCAAAACAAAAAGTACCCAGCATCCATGGAAGTATAA
- a CDS encoding SDR family oxidoreductase codes for MRNKAALITGGATGIGKRTAHVLAAKGIDLVINYRNSQKEAVSLCGELTKMHGTKNIALQGDISIPADCVKMSEAALNEFPVIDIVIHNAGPYVHERKEMLDYTFEQWNYLINGNLNAVFYLSKLFIPKMRENEWGRIITIGFDRVESASGWIYRSAFAAAKTGAASLTKSIAIEEAGNGITANMVCPGDITGEWKEKNIEEAAEVQENASPVGRPGTGEDIARVISFLTDEKSDFITGSIIPVTGGKDVLGKIYQV; via the coding sequence GTGAGAAATAAAGCAGCTTTAATCACGGGAGGAGCAACAGGGATCGGAAAAAGAACGGCGCATGTGCTTGCCGCTAAAGGCATCGATCTGGTGATCAATTACCGTAACAGTCAAAAGGAAGCTGTCTCATTATGCGGGGAACTGACCAAAATGCATGGAACTAAAAATATTGCACTGCAGGGAGATATTTCTATACCGGCGGATTGTGTAAAGATGTCAGAAGCTGCTTTGAATGAATTCCCAGTCATCGATATAGTCATTCATAATGCCGGCCCTTATGTACATGAAAGAAAAGAGATGCTGGATTATACCTTCGAACAATGGAATTATCTGATTAATGGTAATTTAAATGCGGTATTTTATTTATCCAAGCTGTTTATCCCGAAAATGCGGGAAAATGAATGGGGAAGGATTATTACGATTGGCTTTGATCGTGTTGAATCAGCTTCCGGCTGGATATACCGTTCCGCTTTTGCCGCTGCAAAAACGGGTGCAGCATCTTTGACGAAATCCATCGCAATTGAAGAGGCCGGGAATGGAATTACTGCAAATATGGTTTGTCCGGGGGATATAACCGGTGAATGGAAGGAAAAAAATATCGAAGAAGCTGCTGAGGTTCAGGAAAATGCATCACCAGTGGGAAGACCGGGAACAGGTGAGGATATTGCCCGTGTAATCAGCTTTCTGACCGATGAGAAATCCGATTTTATTACAGGCAGCATTATCCCGGTTACAGGGGGCAAAGACGTCCTGGGGAAAATTTATCAGGTGTAA